The DNA segment CCTTTGGTTTGAAGGTATGGATAACAACTGTGTTAACGGAGCTGGAAGTGTATTAAATACTAAAGTTAATGCAGCTTTAAGTTTCTACTCAGTTAGAGTTTTAGCTTAATTATTCAGTACTAAAAACTTGAAAAAAATAAATTTGTTGTCTTTGTTTTTTTATGCGTGGTATACTAAGAGAAATCTGAGGTTATACCATTATATAGATTCTAGAAAAGGAGCTTATCGTGAGCAATAAAAAGAAAATTCTATTAGGAGTTGCATTTACTTTAGATGCAGCACTAACAATTGCATTATTTGTTATTTCGATAATTATGCTTGTTACTATGCCTAAAACTCAAACTGATTTCATCATTGCTCAACAAACTCCGGGTTTGATTCCTTATTTACAAACTCATTCAACTATTTATTTGGTTTCTTGTGTATTGCCTTTGGTCATTTTGTTAGCTGTTAATGTTTATGCTTGTATTAGA comes from the Firmicutes bacterium CAG:345 genome and includes:
- a CDS encoding unknown (no significant homology to UniProt), with the translated sequence MSNKKKILLGVAFTLDAALTIALFVISIIMLVTMPKTQTDFIIAQQTPGLIPYLQTHSTIYLVSCVLPLVILLAVNVYACIRFIKKVYAKKKVELNDLSDDEKEKLRQEILNDLQKKD